In a genomic window of Rhodovulum sp. P5:
- a CDS encoding VOC family protein — translation MSQNHGKVWWTELRTRDVQGALKYYRAVCGWHFEQVPMGPAGYYVGKRGDQAVLGVMDMSNLQEAEGRPPHWFSYFAVKDVDKAVEQTRERAGQVIKEPFEIPFVGRVAIVTDPTGAAFGLIKPA, via the coding sequence ATGTCGCAGAACCACGGAAAGGTCTGGTGGACCGAATTGAGGACGCGGGACGTTCAGGGGGCGCTGAAATACTACAGGGCTGTTTGCGGCTGGCATTTCGAGCAGGTGCCGATGGGGCCGGCCGGCTATTATGTCGGCAAGCGCGGGGATCAGGCCGTGCTCGGCGTGATGGACATGAGCAACCTGCAGGAGGCCGAGGGGCGACCCCCGCACTGGTTTTCCTACTTTGCCGTCAAGGACGTGGACAAGGCGGTTGAGCAAACGCGTGAACGCGCCGGGCAGGTGATCAAGGAGCCATTCGAGATCCCGTTTGTCGGCCGCGTTGCCATCGTGACCGATCCTACGGGCGCCGCTTTCGGGCTGATCAAACCCGCCTGA
- a CDS encoding peptidylprolyl isomerase, translating into MTQVKAGDKVRIHYTGTLSDGTVFDSSEGRDPLEFTVGSGQIIPGLDSALPGMSAGDKKTVEIACADAYGEARPEARQAIPRAQVPADMPLEVGASLQVQTEQGQVIPVTVAELTETEVVLDANHPLAGKDLTFRIELVSID; encoded by the coding sequence ATGACCCAGGTCAAGGCGGGCGACAAGGTTCGCATCCACTACACCGGCACCCTGTCGGACGGCACCGTTTTCGACAGTTCCGAAGGGCGTGATCCGCTGGAATTCACCGTGGGTTCGGGGCAGATCATCCCCGGCCTTGATTCCGCGCTGCCGGGGATGAGCGCGGGGGACAAGAAGACCGTGGAAATCGCCTGCGCCGATGCCTACGGCGAGGCCCGGCCCGAGGCGCGGCAGGCGATCCCGCGTGCGCAGGTGCCCGCCGACATGCCGCTGGAAGTCGGCGCATCGCTGCAGGTGCAGACCGAACAGGGGCAGGTGATCCCGGTGACCGTGGCCGAGTTGACCGAGACGGAGGTCGTGCTGGACGCCAACCACCCGCTGGCGGGCAAGGACCTGACGTTCCGGATCGAACTGGTCTCGATCGATTAA